The Pan troglodytes isolate AG18354 chromosome 19, NHGRI_mPanTro3-v2.0_pri, whole genome shotgun sequence region gagactttacaGAGATAGTGGGGTGTTTTAAGGCAGGGGGAGGAACTGCACAGCCCAGACCTGGGAGGGAGGGATCCAGGGAAGGAGAGATCCTGGGAATTGCAATAGCAGCAGGTAGAGGCTGTTGGTTCCTATTGTTTCCTGGCTGCTATGAATGACTTGGCTTTAATGACTCCCAAGGTTCTGGATCTCTCCAGttcaaatttcaaattattgACAAAACAATCTGATTGGCCAGGTTGGCTCAGGTGCATATGCTAGGACTAAGCTTTGGCCAGTATGACTCACATGGTAACAGGGCTGCTGGGGCCCTGTCTGTCACCAGAAAGGGAGTCACACCGGCTGCTACCCCTAGAGGGAGCTATCCTAATCAATCATAGGCAAGGTCAAAAAAATAATTATggaattattttccatttgtgatTCTCTACGCCACCATTACACTCCACTTGACCAGCTAACTGAGAACCAACTGAGTACAGAGAACTTAGAGGATTAGCTCTGAAGAGTCCTGAAGATAAGGGGTAGGGAGGGAAATGGGTTGAGTTTAGAAAGAAGGGCCTGGGTCCCAATCCCACACCCTCTCTTGACACCTAGCCCTAGCTCCACTCTGGGCCAGCAGGTCCCAGAGTTAAGGTGCAAGTCTCTCATAGAGCCAGTCTTCTTCCCCGCGGTGGGTCATGGGCCCCAAAGGGGAATCTCCTGTGGGTAGGCCCCGCCGAAAGACTATCCGGTCATGCAGGCGGTTGGTTTGACCTTGCCAGAACTCCATCACCTGAGGGTACAGGACATAGCCACCCCTATAAggagaagcagaggtttcagtgctCTGTGGAGTTTTCTAGCCAGGTCattctcccaccctcacccctcatCCCAGGGCCTCTTGAAGGAAGTTGCTGGGATGCATCTGACAAGGGTGGCCAGGGAGGAGGAGATCTGTGATTCCCCAGGCAGGTGGCTTCAGGTAAACACAGGGGCCTGGTGTCCCTTTCTAGAGGACTACCAGATGTCACTCACCAGGATTTTGGCTTGGGCACCTCTTGATCCTGGTAGAGCTGTTCCAgttcctcatttttctttctcagatacTGTCCAGGGGGAGGAGTTAGAAGAAGGGCCAGGCCCAGTCAATGATTCATGAACAAGGACTTCCTGGGGATATGTGCTGGGGACATGGGTGAGCAGAGCAGACTGGCCTCTGTCCTCCAGGAGCAGTCAACAGGATGGCCAGATGGACAGAGGAGGCCTATTTCCCCTCTCCCTAcccccactttcccttctcactgTCCTTTTCACTGTTTTCACTGGGCTGGAGAGAGAGGACATCTCCTGGGGACATCTCCTGGCATCTCCTGGGGACAGCTTCTGGGGATAAGCCAAAGCCTCCACCACCTGGAGGACTACAGCAGAGCCCCACTCACCTCCCGATCAGGGATCACAGAACTCTGGTGGCTGACCACAGCCCCAATCTGGCTGCTCTTGGGGCGGGAGTGGAAGTAGCACTCAGCCTCCTCCTCAGGCAGTTTCTTCACAGGGCCTTCCACACGCACCTGCTCAGGGATGGCTCTGGGTGAATGGCATTCAATGCCACCTGCCCTCCCTACCAGCATAGGCCCCGTTCCTCTCTGTTCGATTGGCTGCCCCACCACTCTTGGCTCCAACTAACTGAGGGCTATTTTAGAGGCAGAGTGTCCAGCTGGGATGTCTGCCCAGTCTGGGGACCTTCGCTAGACTTAGCCGTAAACTCAGGCCCTGCCAACCCAGCCCATCCCAGGCTGTCCTGGGAAAATTCACTCACCTGACGGTTAAGTGGCTCCCAGTAGAAGACAAGGGAAGCAAAGGGATTAGAGTCCTAGAAGTAAAAGAGAATCCACAGCCAGCCGTCAGGACAGGGAGAGGAGGCCTCCGGCATGCAGGGAAAAGGCAGGAGAGCTGTAGTGCGCAGGCCCACAGCAGATGCATCCACCGTAAGAGCTCATTTAAACCCTCAAAAGTAGGCCTATTGTCACAGACACGGAGACAGGCTAAGTCACATGCCCAAGTTCCTGCAGGAAGTGGTGGAGCTAAGTTTAAGCCAGTCGGACTCCAAAGTGAGACTGGGTGATTTCTCTCACCCACAGATTTGTGAGTCTTGAGAAATGCATGCTTGGCTGGCATGGACTCAGGGAGGTTTACTCATTTTGGATTCATTCATTGAATGCACGCGAAGTGCCCACTCTGGGTCTGACAACAGGAGATGTGCGGGGGATACAGCAGAGATAAAACAGAGCAGCCTCCACTCCTACAGAGCTTACTGTTGAGCAGAGGAGACAAATATCAGTTACATAATCACCCAAATAAATGCTCAGTTACAAactgaagaaaaagacaaaaaagaaagttgCAAGTTATAATGGCAGCAAACAGCATGAGGGGCTGAGTCTGAGTCAGAGTCAAGGAAGGCCTTCCTGAGGAGGTAACATGTGGGCTGAGATCTGAAGGAACAGGTCATGGCTGATGGGGTGAGGCTGGTTAGAaagtgcattcattcatttatggcAAAGAGCACAGCAAGTGCCAAGGCCTCATGGCAGGAGGGCACTTGCACACAGAGAGCAAGTAGACTGGGGGGGTGGGGTGGCATAAGAAGGTGACTGAGGAGGCAAGAGCCAAACCCTGCAGGCCCTGGGAAAGATTACTAGCTCTTTTCACTCACCAGCTCTTTTCCTTTTCGACTCTCGAAGTTAGTGAAGAAGCGGAAGCCATCTTTCCCGAAGCCCTTCAGCAGCAACATGCGGGCAGAGGGTTTTCCATCTCTAGGAGCAAACAGCAGAGCACTGTGGTCAGAGTCTGCTTCAATGTTCTGGCTATAGTCCCTCTTCCCAAAGGATGTCTCAGCACCCCCTCCAGCTGCACCCCCTTTATTGGGTTGTCAGGCTACCCCGTCCCATGTGCTCCTGAGGATTTGTCCTAGAGGTATGACACCACAGCCTAGGGccctgttatgggctgaattgtgtcaccCCAAACCCCTATGTTAAAGCCTTAaaccccaatgtgactgtatttggagaagggGACCTtatggaggtaattaaggttaagtaAGGTCATaggggtggggccctaatccagtaggaCTGGTGTCACTGTAAGAGAAGAGACACTTCAGAACCACCTCCCTTGCcctccacaacacacacacacacacacacacacgaaaggcAGTGTGAGGACATGGCAAAAAGCAGCTGTCTGCAAACCCCAAGCAGAGGCCTCATCAGAAACCACCCCtgatggcaccttgatcttggacttccaggcaCCAGAACTATAAGGAAATAAACTCCTGTTGTTTAAGCTATCCAGTctacagtattttgttaagaCAGCCCTAGCAAATTCATAAGACCCTAAGGGCAGGGACTAACAATAATGCAATCATCCAATGCTTCGGGATCACAGTGGTGCTATGAGATCAGCCCCTCTGCTCAGAGCTCTGGGAGATATCCACTTGCACAGTACAAGAGCACTGGCTACAAGGCCTTACACTTTAGCGAGGAGAATTGAATAACAGGCTAATACAAGTGATGTCTCAAAGG contains the following coding sequences:
- the PNPO gene encoding pyridoxine-5'-phosphate oxidase isoform X2, whose protein sequence is MCLATCTRDGKPSARMLLLKGFGKDGFRFFTNFESRKGKELDSNPFASLVFYWEPLNRQVRVEGPVKKLPEEEAECYFHSRPKSSQIGAVVSHQSSVIPDREYLRKKNEELEQLYQDQEVPKPKSWGGYVLYPQVMEFWQGQTNRLHDRIVFRRGLPTGDSPLGPMTHRGEEDWLYERLAP
- the PNPO gene encoding pyridoxine-5'-phosphate oxidase isoform X1, with the translated sequence MTCWLRGVTATFGRPAEWPGYLSHLCGRSAAMDLGPMRKSYRGDREAFEETHLTSLDPVKQFAAWFEEAVQCPDIGEANAMCLATCTRDGKPSARMLLLKGFGKDGFRFFTNFESRKGKELDSNPFASLVFYWEPLNRQVRVEGPVKKLPEEEAECYFHSRPKSSQIGAVVSHQSSVIPDREYLRKKNEELEQLYQDQEVPKPKSWGGYVLYPQVMEFWQGQTNRLHDRIVFRRGLPTGDSPLGPMTHRGEEDWLYERLAP